A single region of the Thermotoga profunda AZM34c06 genome encodes:
- a CDS encoding carbohydrate ABC transporter permease, producing the protein MKRSTKRKTMKFVSYILLTFISLIIAFPFVWLVLTSFKTYQEIYSYPIIYLPKSWTLEHYQKISSLDFKNYFLNSVIVGVGTMIFSLLIGIFPAYAFSRYSFRFKSELLVSVLIFQMFPMVVFLVPIFRFLDWIKLLDTHLGLILAYIPFTTPITIVFLRSFFLSVPKSLEEAALIDGCTRTKAFLRVIFPVTLPGIAAVGVYAFLFAWSELLYSMSLLTSKSLQTIPTFLSVFVGQYQTRWGPLFAGSVFATLPPLVVFIILQRYFISGLVSGAVKE; encoded by the coding sequence ATGAAAAGAAGCACTAAAAGGAAGACAATGAAATTTGTGTCATATATTCTTTTGACTTTTATATCACTTATTATTGCCTTTCCTTTTGTATGGCTTGTTTTGACTTCTTTCAAAACTTACCAGGAGATATATAGTTATCCGATAATATACCTGCCCAAGAGTTGGACACTTGAGCATTATCAAAAAATATCGAGTCTTGATTTCAAAAACTATTTTCTCAACAGTGTAATAGTCGGTGTGGGGACAATGATTTTTTCCCTGTTGATTGGTATTTTTCCGGCTTATGCCTTTTCTCGTTATTCTTTCAGGTTCAAAAGTGAACTCTTGGTCAGTGTGCTGATTTTTCAAATGTTTCCCATGGTTGTTTTCTTGGTACCAATCTTTAGATTTCTTGATTGGATAAAGTTGCTCGATACGCATCTTGGTCTGATCTTGGCATATATTCCATTCACAACGCCTATAACAATAGTTTTTTTAAGAAGTTTTTTCTTATCTGTACCAAAGTCACTTGAAGAGGCTGCGTTGATAGATGGTTGTACCAGAACAAAAGCATTTCTCAGAGTGATCTTTCCTGTGACTTTGCCTGGTATAGCTGCGGTAGGTGTCTATGCGTTCTTGTTTGCGTGGAGTGAGCTACTCTATTCGATGTCGCTTTTGACAAGTAAGAGTCTTCAGACTATACCGACCTTTCTCTCGGTATTTGTAGGTCAATATCAAACTCGTTGGGGTCCGTTATTTGCAGGATCGGTCTTTGCAACATTACCACCTTTAGTTGTGTTTATAATACTTCAAAGATATTTCATCTCTGGACTGGTGAGTGGGGCGGTGAAAGAATGA
- a CDS encoding carbohydrate ABC transporter permease yields MREEKIALRMVMPYVLIIVAFVIFLLISNVVMSFSSNDGKFTFQNYMAIFTDNVFYKSVLNTCVWVFGSVVGQIGLGLAVALLLTQIKRGQVFFRSVILILPWATLDIVAGVMWKWMYNDMYGVLNDILVKIGVAKDYIPWLATPKMAMLAVIIANIWKGFCLSGMFFIAGIQTIPQELYEAAEIDGANAYRRFWNVTIPQLRPVLVTTLMFTIIWTINYFPLIYVMTGGGPNYGTETIVTYIYRLSLRFLEYNKAAALSNILFLVVFTIAYLFTRRMAREVAA; encoded by the coding sequence TTGAGAGAAGAAAAGATAGCGTTGAGAATGGTCATGCCGTATGTTCTTATCATAGTAGCTTTTGTTATTTTTTTGCTCATCTCTAATGTTGTCATGAGTTTTTCAAGTAATGATGGTAAATTCACCTTTCAAAATTACATGGCCATTTTCACGGATAATGTATTCTACAAATCTGTTTTGAATACTTGCGTGTGGGTTTTTGGAAGTGTCGTTGGACAAATAGGACTCGGATTGGCTGTGGCTCTCTTGTTGACTCAGATCAAACGTGGTCAGGTCTTTTTTAGAAGTGTAATTTTGATACTACCGTGGGCGACACTCGATATCGTTGCTGGAGTTATGTGGAAGTGGATGTACAATGATATGTATGGTGTGTTGAACGATATTCTTGTGAAAATAGGAGTCGCGAAAGATTATATTCCTTGGCTTGCTACACCAAAGATGGCAATGCTTGCTGTGATCATTGCAAATATATGGAAGGGCTTTTGTCTGTCTGGGATGTTTTTCATAGCTGGTATTCAGACTATACCGCAAGAACTCTATGAAGCTGCTGAAATAGATGGAGCAAATGCATACAGGCGATTTTGGAATGTGACTATACCCCAACTCAGACCTGTATTGGTAACGACTTTGATGTTTACTATAATTTGGACTATAAATTATTTTCCTCTTATCTATGTAATGACTGGTGGTGGTCCAAATTACGGAACCGAGACTATAGTTACTTATATATACAGATTGAGTCTGAGATTTTTGGAATATAACAAAGCCGCCGCACTCTCAAATATATTGTTCTTAGTTGTCTTCACAATAGCATATCTTTTCACTCGAAGAATGGCAAGGGAAGTGGCTGCGTGA